Genomic window (Spirochaetaceae bacterium):
GGCCCGAGGAGTTGCGCCAATGGGTGGGCGGATTCGGTGCCGTCGCACCGCTGGTGTTCGTCGCCGTGCAGGCGCTGCAGATCATCGTGTTCGCCATCCCCGGCGAGGTGCCGCAGATCGCCGGCGGCTACCTGTTCGGGATCGCGGGCGGCCTGGCGCTCACCGTGGCCGGCAGCGCAATCGGCTCGGCGGTCGCATTCCTGGCGTCCCGGCTCCTGGGCATCGAATTCCTGCGCGCCATCCTGCGCGGCGAACAGCTCGAGCGGCTGCAGCAGATGGCGTCGTCGCCGCGCGCAACCATCACCTTCTTCCTGTTCTTTCTCATCCCCGGCATACCCAAGGACGTGCTGTGCTACGTGGCCGGCCTGTCGCGGATGCGCCTGAGCCTGTTCCTGGTGATCGCCACCGTGGGCCGCTTGCCGGGGGTGGTGGGCAGCGTGGTGATGGGCGACGCGGCGGCCGAGCAGCGCTGGCTGTTCGCCGGCATCGTGATGGCCATCGCGCTGGCGTTGTTCGGGACCGGCGTGCTGTTCCGGGCGCGCCTGCTCGCCTTCCTGGAGCGGTTCGCAAACGCGCCGGGACGCTCCGCGCAGCGTGCTGCGAACCCGGCACCGGGGCAGCCCGCCGGCAGCGAAGGCGATTAGGGCAAGGGCGGCGCCGGCAGGCGGCGGTTTCGGGGCGCTAGCCGGCCGGGGCGGGAGGCGGTGCGCCGGCCACGCCGCGCGGGCCCTCCAGCCTCTTGAAGCGGATGAAGCGGAACGGGTGGATGTCGAGCGCGTTCGGATACCACCCGTCCAACCGGCCCCGGCTCACCAGGTTGAACGCCACCATGTGGCTGATCGGCAGGATCACCGCCTCCTCGAGCAGCATCGCCTCCGCGCTCGCCAACGCCGGCAGGCGTTCGCTGCCGCCGGTCCGCAGGGCGCGTGTCACCATGCGGTCGTATTGGCGGTTGAAGTAGCCCGCGTCGTTGAGGTTGCTCGAGCGCGTCCACATCTGCAAGAAGGTGAGCGGATCGGCGAAGTCGCCTACCCAGGTCTGGTGCGCGAGGATAAAGTCGCCGGCCCGGACCTCCTCGATCAAGTCGCGGTAGGGAAACTCCTGCACCGCCACCTCGACGCCGAGCTGGCCCTCCCACGCCTCTTGCATGATCTCGGCCACGCGGCGCACTTGCACGCCGCCGGCGGCGACCTTGATGTTGATTGGCGGCAGCCCGCGGCCGCCGCCGTAGCCGGCCTTGCTCAGCAGTTGCAGGCCGCGGCGGATGTCCTGTTCGCGGATGCCGACTACTTCGGGGTAGTCGGCAATGTCGGGCACCAGCGTGTCGCTCGGAAAGTAGGCCGTCTCCGGGCTGCGAATCTGGTGCCAGGGCAGCAGCAGCGCCAGGCCGCTGCGTACGCGCTCGTCGTCGAACGGCTCGCGATCGCTGCGGAAATAGAAATAGGTGGTGGCAAACAGCGGGTTGGCGACCAGGTAGGGCCGCAGCTCGGCCGAGTTGGCCCAGTTGTTCGCCCAGTGAATCTCGCCTGCGAGGAACCGCCGGGTGATCTCCTGCGGATCTTCGTAGAAGCGCACGACTACCCGGTCCAGCTCCACCTGGGATCGGCCCCAATAGTACTCGTTGCGCTCCAGGCGCAGTTCCCGGTCGGTCCACGACGTGACCCGGAACGGCCCGTTGCCGATCATCTGGCCGGCGCGGTCCCAGTTGAGCGCGCCGATATAGCCGGAGTGGATGGCGGAGAAGCTGTGATGCGCAAGCACCTTCAGGAAGTGGTCCGCCGGCTCGGCCAGCTCCACCTCCAGCACCTTGTCGCCGAGCGTACGAATGCCCACCTGGTTCGGGTCGGAAAGCTCGCCGGAGCGATACTCGGCAACGCCCTCGATCACGTCGAACAGGAACGAGTACTCGGCGGCGGCGCCGGGGTCGAGAATGCGCAGCCACGATTGGCGGAAGTCCTCCGCGCGCAGTTGATCGCCGTTCGAGAAGCGCGCGTCGGGCCGCAGGTAGAACGTGTAAATGCGCCGGTCGCGGGAAATCTCCCAGCGCTCCGCCTGCCCGGCCACCGGGTTGAGGGTGATCGGATCGTACGCCACCAGGCCCTCGTACACGGCGGTGAACAGTTGCGCCTCGGTGGTGGAGAAGGTGTGCAGCGGATCGAGCGAGAACTGCTGCGGAGGGTAGGCCACCACCAGCGTACGCTCGCGCGGGCCGTCGGTCTGCGCCGCCGGCTGCGTGGGTGCGAGCACGCCGAGCAGGAACAGCGTGCAGAGTGCCGCGGTGGCGCGCAGGTAGCCCATCAGCGCCGGAAGAACGCGTCCAGCGGGTTGCGTCCGATGCGCAACCAGACGTACAGGAAGCCGGCCACCAGGCCCCCGAGGTGGGTCAGGTGGGAGACGCCGGGCGCGAAGCCGGTCATGGTGCCGATCACCGCGATGCCGGCAAAGATCAGCACCGCCACCGGCGCCCTGAGCGGTACGAACCAGGCGTAGATCACCGCTTCCGGAAACAGGGTGGCGAACGTGAGCATGACCGCGAACAGCGCCCCGGAAGCGCCGATGATCGCCACCGGCACTTGGATCTGCAATACCATCGCGAACAGCCCGGCCGCCACGCCGGTGCTCAGGTACAGGGCCAGGAACTCGTCGCTGCCGATCTCGCGCTCCACCGGCGTGCCGAACCACATCAGCCCGAGCATGTTGAAGATGATGTGGTACAGCGAGCCGGTGGAGTGCACGAACATGTAAGTGACAAGGGTCCACCAGCGCCCGCCAACCACCTCCGGAGGGATCAGGGCCAACTCGCGCACCAGGCCGCGGCTGGCGAACTGCAACAGGAACACCACCACGTTGGCGATGATCAGCGCCACGGTGGCGTTGTAGTAGCGGTAGGAGAGCAACTGCCGGCGCCGGTAGGCCATCACGCAAAGAGTACCCGGCCGCCGGAGGCGGAGGCAAACCGGCGGCGTGGCCGCGGCGGTTGGCCGGCCGCGTCACCCGGCCCGGCACGGCCGCGTTGAGCCGCGGCGTACGCCCGATGACACCCGATGACAGTGGTCAGCGGTTTGCCGGCGTACCGGTATGCGGCCACGGCGCCGTCGTGCCGGGGCGCACGCGGCGGCTGAGGATGGCGGCAACGCGGCACCGCCGCGGCACCGCCCACCGATGTCACATCAGGCCGAGCGCGCCGGCAGCGGCGCGGGACGGGCCGCCGCTCAACCGATCAGCGTACTCGTGAGGTCGCGCAGTGCCTGCCAGCCGTCGCCGGCGGCGAGGCCGGGGTGCGCCTGCAGGCGCCCCACGACCTCCCGGTACCGCTGGCGCGCCATGTTGTGTGCTTCCT
Coding sequences:
- a CDS encoding VTT domain-containing protein; translation: MPAKRPRRARSAPSAHRLLALAAYPLLFAAMLAVILLFREQIWTIATRPEELRQWVGGFGAVAPLVFVAVQALQIIVFAIPGEVPQIAGGYLFGIAGGLALTVAGSAIGSAVAFLASRLLGIEFLRAILRGEQLERLQQMASSPRATITFFLFFLIPGIPKDVLCYVAGLSRMRLSLFLVIATVGRLPGVVGSVVMGDAAAEQRWLFAGIVMAIALALFGTGVLFRARLLAFLERFANAPGRSAQRAANPAPGQPAGSEGD
- a CDS encoding peptide ABC transporter substrate-binding protein, with the protein product MGYLRATAALCTLFLLGVLAPTQPAAQTDGPRERTLVVAYPPQQFSLDPLHTFSTTEAQLFTAVYEGLVAYDPITLNPVAGQAERWEISRDRRIYTFYLRPDARFSNGDQLRAEDFRQSWLRILDPGAAAEYSFLFDVIEGVAEYRSGELSDPNQVGIRTLGDKVLEVELAEPADHFLKVLAHHSFSAIHSGYIGALNWDRAGQMIGNGPFRVTSWTDRELRLERNEYYWGRSQVELDRVVVRFYEDPQEITRRFLAGEIHWANNWANSAELRPYLVANPLFATTYFYFRSDREPFDDERVRSGLALLLPWHQIRSPETAYFPSDTLVPDIADYPEVVGIREQDIRRGLQLLSKAGYGGGRGLPPINIKVAAGGVQVRRVAEIMQEAWEGQLGVEVAVQEFPYRDLIEEVRAGDFILAHQTWVGDFADPLTFLQMWTRSSNLNDAGYFNRQYDRMVTRALRTGGSERLPALASAEAMLLEEAVILPISHMVAFNLVSRGRLDGWYPNALDIHPFRFIRFKRLEGPRGVAGAPPPAPAG
- a CDS encoding rhomboid family intramembrane serine protease is translated as MAYRRRQLLSYRYYNATVALIIANVVVFLLQFASRGLVRELALIPPEVVGGRWWTLVTYMFVHSTGSLYHIIFNMLGLMWFGTPVEREIGSDEFLALYLSTGVAAGLFAMVLQIQVPVAIIGASGALFAVMLTFATLFPEAVIYAWFVPLRAPVAVLIFAGIAVIGTMTGFAPGVSHLTHLGGLVAGFLYVWLRIGRNPLDAFFRR